The genomic stretch CGCCAGCGGCAGGAACTCCCCGGTGGCGTCGGCGAAGCCGGTGACCATCCCGGAGGGGTCCTGGATCGGCTTGGGCGAGACCGCCGAGACCACCCCTGAGGTGCCTATGGAGATGGCGACGTCACCGGTGCTCATCCCGAGTCCCAGGGCTGCGGCGGCATTATCGCCTGCGCCCGGGCCCAGCAGGAGATGCCCCCAGCCTCGGGAGGCGTCCCCGGAGCCCACCTGCTCGGCGGGTCCGGCCACGCGCGGCAGGGTGATGCGCCGGGCGGCGTCCTCGGTGATCCGCAGGGCACGGGCGAGCAGGTCGAAGCGATAGCTGCCCGCGGCGGTGTCGAAGTAGCCGGTCCCGGAGGCGTCGGAGCGATCGGTGGCCAGATCGCTGAGCTCGGTGGAGCCGGAGAGCTTCCAGGTCAGCCAGTCGTGGGGGAGTGCGACGGCGGCCACGCGCTCCGCGTTGTGGGGTTCTGCATCGGCGAGCCAGCGCAGCTTGGTCACGGTCAGCGAGGCCACCGGCACCGAGCCGGTCATCGCCGTCCAGGCCGCGGCACCCTCAGATCCGCCGCCGTACTCCGTGATCAGCGCGTCTGCGGCATCGGCGGAGCGGGTGTCGTTCCAGAGCAGCGCGTCGCGGATGACCGCGCCCTGAGCATCCAGGGCGACCATGCCGTGCTGCTGGCCGCCGATGGATGCGGCCGCGACGTCGTCGAGTCCGCCGGCCGCTGTGATCGCCTCGAGGAGCGCGTCCCACCACGCCGCGGGCGCGACCTCGGTGCCTTCGGGGTGCTTCGCGGAGCCGGTGCGTACCAGCTCTCCGGTGTCCGCGTCACGAATGACGACCTTGCAGGACTGGGTGGAGGAATCGATGCCTGCGACCAGAGTCGGCATGCCGTGTCCTTTCATCGCGTCAGTCCGGGCGGACTGCCCTTACGGGTCGGCCGGCGGGGCTGGCGGGTGGAGCTGGATGGATGGTGGGGAGTGCTTCTGCAGGATCTCGCGGCGGTGGCCGGTCACCCCAGAGCTCTGGGGTGACCGGCCACATGCTGCTGCTCAGTGCTTCTGCTGAGCCTGCGTCGAAAGGCTGTGGATCAGCCGATCAGGTGCTTCATGGCCAGCTGGTTGAGGTTCACGAAGCCGTAGTCGCGCTCGGCCGCCTTGTCCACGTCGAAGGACTCGTAGGTGGAGGTGTCGGCGAGGAAGTCGGTCAGCGACTCACCGGCGGCCAGGGTGGACTCGCCGAGCTCGTAGACCCCGGAGGCCTTCAGCGCGGCCTGCACCTCTGGGTCGGCGCGGAAGGCCTTGGCCTTGTCCGCGAGCATGGTGACCATCTCGACGTTGGCCTTCGCCGAGTCCCAGATGCCCTGGACGTAGTCCGTGCGGGAGGGCTTGTAGTCGAAGTGCAGCCAGCCGTCGTAGCTCGGTCCGCCACCGGGGAAGCCGTTGACCAGCAGGTCGATGGTGAAGAAGGCGGAGGCCAGCTCGCCGTGGCCGAAGACCAGGTCCTGGTCGTACTTGATGGAGCGCTGGCCGTTGAGGTCGATGTGGAAGAGCTTGCCGGCCCACAGCGCCTGGGCGATGCCGTGGGTGAAGTTCAGCCCGGCCATCTGCTCGTGGCCGGTCTCCGGGTTCAGCCCGACGATGTCGCCGTGCTCGAGCTTGGCGATGAAGCCCAGCGCGTGGCCGATGGTCGGCAGGAAGATGTCGCCGCGGGGCTCATTGGGCTTGGGCTCCAGCGCGATGCGCAGGTCATAGCCCTTGTCCTTGATGTAGCTGGCGATGGTGTCCACGCCCTCGGCGTAGCGCTCGTGCGCGGCGAAGAGGTCCTTGGAGCCGTCGTACTCCGCGCCCTCGCGCCCGCCCCACATCACAAAGGTCTCGGCGCCGAACTCGGCGGCGCGGTCCACGTTGCGCAGCAGCTTGCGCAGGCCGAAGCGGCGCACTGAGCGATCGTTGGAGGTCAGGCCGCCGTCCTTGAAAACCGGGTGGGAGAAGGTGTTCGTGGTCACCATCTCCACCTTCAGGCCGACCTCGTCGGCGACCTCCTTGAAACGGGTGAAGTACTTCTCCCGCGCGGAGTCATCGGTGCCGAAGGGGGCGACGTCGTCGTCGTGGAAGGTGACACCGGATGCGCCGGCTTCCTTCAGCTTCGGAAGGTACTCCCACGGCTCGAACTCGGGACGGGAGGCCGAGCCGAACTGGTCCTGCGCGGTCCATCCGACGGTCCAGAGACCGAAGGAAAGCTTGTAGTCAGATGCTGGCGTCGATGCCATAGGGGCCTCCTGCGAAGGAAAAGGAATGGTTCCGGGGTGCACCGGGAAGCTGTGACCCGGCACTCATTTTGTTTCTAGATGTAACCTAAATCCTATTGGGGCTAAGATCAAGTCCGTGACCCAAGACACTACCCGCAGCCTGCCAGGACCGAGATCGAGCACTGCGTTCGGCGTGACCTCCCGGGGCTCGCTGGCGCGGCTGGGCCGCAGCTCCGGAGAGGAGCGCGGCGACTTTGCGCGTGCCCCGCGCGGAGACCGGGTGGTCAGCGATCACTCCTCCCGTCCCGGGGCGCGCCAGGAGACGCTGCGGGAATCCAACCTGCTGCTGCTGACCGAGGAGATCTTCTCCGCTGTGGAGCCGCTCTCCCGGGCCGATCTTGCGATGCGCACCGGCATGACCCGCTCCACCGTCTCGCGCCTGGTGGATGACCTGCTTGCAGCGGGGATCATCCGGGAAGGTTCCCCGGCGGTGGGCGGCGGTTCCCGCGGCCGGCCTGCGGTGCCGCTGCATCCCGCCCGAGCCACCCTTGCCGGGCTCGGGGTGGAGATCAGTGTGGACTTCATGGCAGCCCGTGCCCTGGACCTGACCGGTGAGACTCTCGCGGAGGAGATCATCGACGGCGACTTCCGCGGATCGGACCCCTCAGAGGTGCTGCCCCGGGCCGGGGCGATGGCGCTGCGTGTGGCACAGCAGGCCACCGCCCGCGGTGCCCGCGTGGTGGGCACGGTCCTGGCGCTGCCCGGCCTGATCGGCGCCGACGAGCATTCCCTGGTGCTGGCTCCCAACCTCGGCTGGCGCGGCGTGGACGTGGTGCCGCTGCTGGTCGGAGAGCACCGTGATGCATTCGGTGGATTCATCCATGCCGCCAACGAGGCCAAGCTGGCCGCGCTCGCTGTGGCACAGGAGCTCGCCGCGGCTGACCAGCAGGAGCAGACCTTCCTCTATGTCTCCGCGCAGATGGGCATCGGCGCCGCCGTGGTCATCGACTCGGTGGTCGACGTCGGGCAGCACGGCTGGGCCGGAGAGATCGGCCACATCTCCGTGGAGCCCGAGGGGCCGCAGTGCGGCTGCGGGGCGCTGGGGTGCCTGGAGACCTACGCCGGCAAGCGATCGCTGCTCGCCGCAGCTGGGATGGAGCGCAGCGCCACCGCGCAGGACCTGGTCGAGCGCAGCCAGCGAGACGACGACGCCGGGCGGACCGCCTGCGAGGCGATCGACCGCGCCGGGTGGGCGCTGGGGGTGGCGCTGGCCGGGGCGATGAACCTGCTCGACGTCCACGACATCGTCCTGGGCGGGGTCTATGGACCGCTGGCAGACATGCTGCGCCCGCGCATCGAGAAGGAGCTGAACTCTCGGGTGCTCTCCGCGCAGTGGAGCACCTTCCGGGTGCGCACCGCCTCGGCCCAGTCGGCGCCCGCGGCCAGCGGCGGGGCGCTGCGCGCCATGCGCTGCGTGGTCGATGCCCCGCTGCAGTGGGTTCCCCAGCCCGCCTGACCTGGCTGGTCCGGCGCCTCGAGCCCGACCTCAAGCGGCCCTGAGTGCACCGATCATTCAGTCCATCCGGATCGCTTCGATGCTGTAGCCCACCCGGAACCATGTCCCGGGCTCGAGGTGGATCAGGTCCTCGCCGCTGTTCAGCGCGTTGGGCGGGCAGGTCATCGGTTCCACGGCGACACCTGCGCGATCGATCCGCTCCCCGGTGTAGACCTGGACCCACGGCGTGTCAGCGATCATGCGGACCACGAACCCCGAGGGTCCGTGGACAAGCTCCGCGGTCCAGCCCTCCTCGGGGAGGTCGGTGAAGGCGTGATCGATCCTGCGCCCGGCCAGCAGCGGGCCATTGGTGAGATCGAAGTCTGCAGAGACTGATTTGCGCCCCGTCACGCTGCCATCGGCCTTGGTCTTCAGCATGGTCCGGGCCGGAAGCCGCAGTCGGCATTCCTTCAGCGGCGCACCCCCGGCGGTGAGATAGGGGTGGAAGCCGGCCCCGAACGGCGCCGTCCGCGGGGGTGCGGCGTGCGCGCTCGCTGCTTCTTCGGGCTCGAGATCTGCCAGGCGCGTCTCTGACTGGTCGGTCTCTGATCGGTGAGCCTCGACGCCGGCCACGGTGGCCTCCGCCGGAGCAGTCTCGCCGTCTTCTCCGGCGGATGCGGTGAGCTCGGGCTCGAGAGTTGCGTCCTCCTCGGCCGCGCCCTGGTCTCCGTTATCGGAGTCCTCAGCCTCGGGCTGGGCAGCCTCGGTCTGGTCAGTGTCTGCTGGGTCGGCCTCGGGCTCCGCCGCCTCAGAGGTTTCCAGGTCAGCGTCACCGGCGTCGAGTTCGTCCACCTCGCGGTCGTTCGGATCGGTGGCTTCGCTCTCCGGCTCAGCGGCGTCCGTAGTCTCTTCGAGGGATGGGTCCGCGAGCTCTTCGGGCTGGTAGCGAGCCATCAGTGTCGCGGCGAGGCCCAGGTCGGCGGAGACCCGGTAGGTCAGCGCGACCTCCAGGCCGAAGGGGTAGCCCTCCGAGCTCTCCAGCCAGCCGGCCAGCTGCACCTCGGACTCCTTCTGCGAGACCACGCGCAGCGGGGTGTCGATGAGCAGCCCGTGCAGCGCTGCGCCGGTGGCCTCCTCATTGACCGGGAGCAGGTGCTCGACGCCTGCGTAGGTGTAGCTGGCGCCCTTGGTCCGGTTGGGCCAGGGTGCCAGCACGGCACCGGCGAAGGCCCCTTCGGTCTGCGCGGCGGGCACGATGAGCTCATCCTCGAGGTGCGAGAGGTTCAGCAGCTGACCGCCCAGGAGGCTGATCTGCGCGGTATACCCGCCGCCGGTGATGGAGACCGAGTTCGTCGTGTCCATTTGTGGTGCCTCCTACGAAGCGTCGCAATCCTGCGCGGTTCCCTGGTACTGCCGGCGACCCGGCTGAGGACCAGGCGGACGGCGGCAGTGAAACGCGAAGTGACAAGTATGGCAACAGTACCCAAAAGCCCATAGTTCGGCCTATTCGTGCCGAACCAGGGGTCGCGGCAGTGCGAGACTGACCCATGAGGCATAATGACCGGTTACCCCTTCTGAGCGAGTGTGATGACAGTGAATACATCGGCAATGACAACTTCTGAAGAGTTCTCGATCCCGCCGGCCGGCGCAGGTGGCAGCTTCTCCCACACGCCGGGCAAGAAGATGGTCTGCCTGGACGTGGACGGCACGATCGTCTTCCACGACGGCCGCATGTCCGAGGCCGTGAAGCAGGCCGGTCGCGCCCTGGTGGCAGATGGACACACCGTCGTGGTCTCCACGGGTCGTTCGCTTCCGGCGACGCTTCCAGTGATCGAGACCTTCGGCATCGAACACGGCTACGCGGTATGCAGCAACGGGGGAGTGACCGTGCGCATCGATGTGTCTCTGGAGGAGGGCTACGAGGTGCTGGATCGTCGGGTCTTCGATCCAGCCCCCGCGCTCGACGCGCTGGTGGATCGGCTGCCGAATGCGCGCTACGCCATCGAGACCTCGGTCGGAGACTTCCTCTCCACGGAGCGCTTCGAGGACATGTCCTTCGGCCTCGACGCCCGCGGCGTGAGCTTCCAGGAGATGAAGCAGGCCGAGGCTGTCCGACTGGTGGTCAACTCCACCGAGTCCACCGCCGAGGAGTTCGCGGTCGCGGTGCAGAGCATCGGGCTGCATGGTGTGACCTATTCGGTGGGCTGGTCGGCCTGGCTGGACATCGCCGCCGCCGGCGTCACCAAGGGCTCTTCCCTGGAGGCGCTGCGCGAGAGGCTGCAGGTGCCTTCCGAAGACACCGTGGCCGTCGGCGACGGTCGCAATGACATCGAGATGCTCGCTTGGGCGGCTCGCGGTGTGGCCATGGGGCAGGCGCCCCAGGAGGTCGTCGAGGCCGCCGACGAGCTCACTGCCCCGGTGGAGGAGGACGGCCTGGTCCCGGTCCTGCGGAGTCTGCTGCCGCAGGACTGACGGGAAACACATCGAGTGTGCAATTCGGCGGGTTCTTGTGACCGCTCCCGGTCGAAAACCCGAACAAATTGCACACTCGATGTGAGGGGTGGGGTGGCCGGAGGGCACCGGCGCGAACCCGCCCTGATCAGCGCAGCGGCAGCTTCTCCTCTGCGGTGAGCGCGACGTCGTCCTCGGGCTCCTTCTTCCCGCTCAGGGCCCGCTTCATGGACATGATGCATTCGGCCAGCACCCAGACCGCGGCGAAGATGATCACCACGTTGATGGAGAACAGCAGCCACTCGCCGCCGTTGAAGAAGCTGAACACCTGAACCACTGCGGCCCAGGAGCTCATCACGAGCACGAACGCCATCGGGATCAGCACCGGCAGGAACGGGCGCCTCTTGCGCATCAGCATCACCACGATGATGCCCATGGTCAGTGAGGCGAGCAGCTGGTTGGTGGTGCCGAACAGCGGCCAGATCAGCATGCCGCCGGAGCCGTC from Nesterenkonia sandarakina encodes the following:
- the xylB gene encoding xylulokinase gives rise to the protein MPTLVAGIDSSTQSCKVVIRDADTGELVRTGSAKHPEGTEVAPAAWWDALLEAITAAGGLDDVAAASIGGQQHGMVALDAQGAVIRDALLWNDTRSADAADALITEYGGGSEGAAAWTAMTGSVPVASLTVTKLRWLADAEPHNAERVAAVALPHDWLTWKLSGSTELSDLATDRSDASGTGYFDTAAGSYRFDLLARALRITEDAARRITLPRVAGPAEQVGSGDASRGWGHLLLGPGAGDNAAAALGLGMSTGDVAISIGTSGVVSAVSPKPIQDPSGMVTGFADATGEFLPLAVTLNGSRVLDGAAKMLGVDHAGLAELALAAEPGANGLTLVPYLEGERTPNLPHATGSFIGLTLASMNPQDVARAAVEGLLCGLADGLEAMTSQGVPVESITLIGGAARSAAVQQIAPAILGREVTVPAPGEYVADGAARQAAWVLSGSTTPPAWSTVQTQTITGTPTPQVREAYAARRELIAARG
- the xylA gene encoding xylose isomerase; translated protein: MASTPASDYKLSFGLWTVGWTAQDQFGSASRPEFEPWEYLPKLKEAGASGVTFHDDDVAPFGTDDSAREKYFTRFKEVADEVGLKVEMVTTNTFSHPVFKDGGLTSNDRSVRRFGLRKLLRNVDRAAEFGAETFVMWGGREGAEYDGSKDLFAAHERYAEGVDTIASYIKDKGYDLRIALEPKPNEPRGDIFLPTIGHALGFIAKLEHGDIVGLNPETGHEQMAGLNFTHGIAQALWAGKLFHIDLNGQRSIKYDQDLVFGHGELASAFFTIDLLVNGFPGGGPSYDGWLHFDYKPSRTDYVQGIWDSAKANVEMVTMLADKAKAFRADPEVQAALKASGVYELGESTLAAGESLTDFLADTSTYESFDVDKAAERDYGFVNLNQLAMKHLIG
- a CDS encoding ROK family protein — its product is MTQDTTRSLPGPRSSTAFGVTSRGSLARLGRSSGEERGDFARAPRGDRVVSDHSSRPGARQETLRESNLLLLTEEIFSAVEPLSRADLAMRTGMTRSTVSRLVDDLLAAGIIREGSPAVGGGSRGRPAVPLHPARATLAGLGVEISVDFMAARALDLTGETLAEEIIDGDFRGSDPSEVLPRAGAMALRVAQQATARGARVVGTVLALPGLIGADEHSLVLAPNLGWRGVDVVPLLVGEHRDAFGGFIHAANEAKLAALAVAQELAAADQQEQTFLYVSAQMGIGAAVVIDSVVDVGQHGWAGEIGHISVEPEGPQCGCGALGCLETYAGKRSLLAAAGMERSATAQDLVERSQRDDDAGRTACEAIDRAGWALGVALAGAMNLLDVHDIVLGGVYGPLADMLRPRIEKELNSRVLSAQWSTFRVRTASAQSAPAASGGALRAMRCVVDAPLQWVPQPA
- a CDS encoding HAD family hydrolase, translated to MTTSEEFSIPPAGAGGSFSHTPGKKMVCLDVDGTIVFHDGRMSEAVKQAGRALVADGHTVVVSTGRSLPATLPVIETFGIEHGYAVCSNGGVTVRIDVSLEEGYEVLDRRVFDPAPALDALVDRLPNARYAIETSVGDFLSTERFEDMSFGLDARGVSFQEMKQAEAVRLVVNSTESTAEEFAVAVQSIGLHGVTYSVGWSAWLDIAAAGVTKGSSLEALRERLQVPSEDTVAVGDGRNDIEMLAWAARGVAMGQAPQEVVEAADELTAPVEEDGLVPVLRSLLPQD